A window from Leptospira wolffii serovar Khorat str. Khorat-H2 encodes these proteins:
- the gltB gene encoding glutamate synthase large subunit has translation MLKLDEQLRIQKYLEENGLYEKSFERDNCGVGFVASFKGESSHRIVSKGLKAVASLTHRGAVDADMQTGDGAGIMIRIPKRLFAKYIEEMGHRRPEEDSIGVGMVFLPREDIDKQDVCRSLIESALMQFNFKLYAWRYVPVNPEVLGPKANSSRPQIEQVLIGKPEGMSNDEFETKLFLIQKKVMRDALKLSMSEDFYICSFSSERIVFKGLFNGNQVSQFYEDLKSEEMVSPYCIFHQRYSTNTFPSWALAQPFRILAHNGEINTIVGNRIWMLAREEELACEKWGEFQKEIHPIIRPHLSDSASLDNAMEALVRSGKDVLHAKAMLIPNAWSKNVQMSEALKSFYEYNNTLTEPWDGPAALAFAEGDWVGGSLDRNGLRPARYVTTEDGLVIMGSETGLVHVDEEVITKKGRLGPGDMLAINLKEGKVYFNEDINGLFEKKYDYREWSKENVEYLDQTIDESIVNTVTYSGDELRRRQILFAYSPYKQKAVIKPQALAGKEAIGSMGDDTPLSILMLSRIGLYTYFRQRFAQVTNPPIDYLREKGVTSLYTRLVKKTNLFADEKPQNCLVLSHPYLTNLGLQRIREKDGKQYKILTLDATFEAHHEEGAARNYLERALDQLLADAIKAAESGVNILILSDKKLNKERAPIPMELAVAAVHNHLIRNKKRAATSILVETGSAFEIHNVAVLLGYGASGVNSYLIWDTLHDLWQKGDFDSEDGTRPSFATLSTNYRAGVDDGLLKIMSKMGISIMSSYVGGQVFEAIGLSRTLISKYFPGTYSRISGIGIGGIEQNILRNHDSAFNKEINPEDFVSEKDDQPHRWSPKVVKFIRKAAVDNDYEAFLEASKLMEESDPINIRDLFDFVERSPVPIEEVETVSEIQKRFLTPGMSHGALSIEAHTDLAIAMNRLGSKSSSGEGGENPSRYVVDEKGDLANSSIKQVASGRFGVTSEYLNSAKELEIKIAQGAKPGEGGQLPGKKNNEEISTNRHTPQGIDLISPPPHHDIYSIEDLSQLIYDLKQVNHTAQVSVKLVSEAGVGTIAAGVAKANADVILISGHVGGTGAASLTSIKHAGSPWELGLSETHQVLVMNGLRDRVVLRTDGGIVSGRDVIIAACLGAEEYGIGTASLVALGCIMARKCHLNNCPTGIATQDPKFRAKYKGSPDQVATLMTLLAMEVREYLAKLGFRSMDEIIGRTDLLKQITRYEQDRLDSLDLNPILVRLPLLYDPKKKKDRFVRRESVGEVLDDRILKDAEPALEGKTSMSLSYSVKNTNRTVGAKVSGIIARKYGSKGLPGKLEIILEGTAGQSLGAWLVKGVQITLHGDANDYVGKGLCGGTIVIRKHRRSKLKAYENVIIGNTCLYGATSGKLFSSGRAGERFGVRNSGADAVVGGAGDHFLEYMTSGTIVCLGSVGKNMGAGMTGGKAYFFQKDWELEPLINKEYVKIVDLENEDYDIIKSLINEHTKLTGSELSEELLKNWDDSKKYFVKVTPK, from the coding sequence ATGTTAAAACTCGACGAACAGTTGCGGATCCAAAAGTACTTGGAGGAGAACGGTCTCTATGAGAAGTCCTTCGAGCGCGATAACTGCGGTGTAGGCTTCGTCGCTTCTTTCAAGGGCGAGTCCAGCCATCGTATCGTATCCAAGGGTCTGAAAGCGGTCGCAAGCCTGACCCACCGTGGGGCAGTCGACGCAGATATGCAAACCGGCGACGGAGCCGGGATCATGATCCGTATCCCCAAGAGACTGTTTGCGAAGTACATCGAAGAAATGGGGCACAGACGCCCCGAAGAGGATTCCATCGGAGTAGGGATGGTCTTCCTACCTAGAGAGGACATAGACAAACAGGACGTTTGTCGCAGCCTCATCGAATCCGCACTCATGCAATTCAACTTCAAGCTTTACGCTTGGAGATACGTTCCCGTAAATCCTGAGGTTCTCGGACCTAAGGCGAACTCTTCCCGTCCTCAGATCGAACAGGTGTTGATCGGAAAGCCGGAGGGAATGTCCAACGACGAATTCGAAACCAAATTATTCCTCATCCAAAAGAAAGTCATGAGAGACGCTCTCAAACTTTCTATGAGCGAGGACTTCTATATTTGTTCCTTCTCCTCCGAAAGAATCGTCTTCAAAGGACTATTTAACGGAAATCAGGTCTCTCAATTTTACGAGGATCTGAAAAGCGAGGAGATGGTTTCTCCCTATTGTATCTTCCATCAGAGATATTCCACGAACACATTCCCTAGCTGGGCGTTGGCACAGCCTTTCCGTATCCTTGCGCATAACGGAGAGATCAATACGATCGTAGGGAACAGAATTTGGATGCTCGCGAGAGAAGAGGAACTCGCCTGCGAAAAATGGGGAGAATTCCAAAAAGAAATCCACCCGATTATTCGCCCTCATCTTTCCGACTCCGCAAGTTTGGACAACGCTATGGAGGCGCTGGTACGTTCCGGAAAGGACGTGCTACACGCTAAGGCGATGCTCATTCCGAACGCTTGGAGTAAGAACGTCCAGATGTCGGAAGCTCTTAAGTCTTTTTATGAGTACAATAACACTCTGACCGAGCCATGGGACGGTCCTGCAGCTCTTGCATTCGCGGAAGGCGATTGGGTCGGCGGTAGTTTGGACAGAAACGGACTTCGTCCGGCTCGCTATGTGACCACCGAAGACGGACTCGTGATTATGGGATCAGAGACCGGACTCGTGCATGTGGACGAGGAAGTAATCACTAAGAAAGGACGTCTCGGTCCGGGCGATATGCTCGCGATCAACCTGAAAGAAGGAAAAGTATATTTCAACGAGGATATCAACGGTCTCTTCGAGAAAAAATACGATTATAGAGAATGGTCCAAAGAGAATGTGGAATATCTGGACCAAACCATCGACGAGTCTATCGTGAATACTGTCACGTATTCGGGAGACGAGCTGAGAAGAAGGCAGATTCTATTCGCATATTCTCCTTACAAACAAAAGGCGGTCATCAAGCCTCAGGCTCTTGCCGGTAAGGAAGCGATCGGTTCCATGGGGGACGATACTCCTCTCTCCATCCTGATGCTTTCTAGGATCGGATTATACACTTATTTCCGTCAGAGATTCGCGCAAGTAACCAACCCTCCTATCGACTATTTGAGAGAGAAGGGGGTTACATCGCTTTATACCCGTTTGGTTAAAAAGACCAATCTATTCGCGGACGAGAAGCCACAGAACTGTCTAGTTCTATCCCATCCTTACCTGACCAATTTGGGACTACAAAGGATCCGGGAAAAGGACGGAAAACAGTACAAGATCCTGACTTTGGACGCCACTTTCGAGGCTCACCACGAGGAAGGCGCAGCCAGAAATTATCTGGAACGCGCGTTGGATCAACTTCTCGCGGATGCGATCAAAGCTGCAGAGTCCGGAGTGAATATTCTTATCCTCTCCGACAAGAAACTGAATAAGGAAAGAGCTCCGATTCCTATGGAATTGGCTGTGGCTGCGGTTCATAACCATTTGATCCGCAATAAAAAACGTGCGGCCACTAGTATCCTGGTCGAGACCGGATCCGCATTCGAAATTCATAATGTGGCCGTGTTACTCGGTTACGGAGCTTCCGGAGTCAACAGTTATCTGATCTGGGACACTCTTCACGATCTTTGGCAGAAGGGAGACTTCGATTCGGAAGACGGAACTCGTCCTTCGTTCGCAACTCTTTCCACCAATTACCGCGCGGGAGTGGACGACGGACTTCTGAAGATCATGTCCAAGATGGGAATTTCCATCATGTCTTCCTACGTGGGCGGACAGGTATTCGAGGCAATCGGACTCTCTAGAACTCTGATCTCCAAATACTTCCCGGGAACATATTCCAGGATTTCGGGGATCGGTATCGGCGGTATCGAGCAGAATATTCTTCGAAACCACGACTCCGCATTCAATAAGGAGATCAATCCTGAGGATTTCGTCTCCGAGAAGGACGACCAACCTCATAGATGGTCTCCGAAAGTCGTGAAATTCATCCGTAAAGCCGCGGTGGATAACGACTACGAAGCATTCTTAGAAGCTTCCAAATTGATGGAAGAAAGCGATCCGATCAATATCCGAGATCTTTTCGATTTCGTAGAACGTTCTCCGGTTCCTATCGAAGAAGTGGAAACCGTTTCCGAAATCCAGAAACGTTTCCTCACCCCCGGTATGAGCCATGGAGCTCTTTCCATCGAGGCGCATACGGATCTTGCCATCGCGATGAACCGCTTAGGATCCAAGTCCTCCTCCGGAGAAGGTGGGGAGAATCCATCTCGCTACGTAGTGGACGAGAAAGGAGATCTTGCGAATTCCTCCATCAAGCAGGTGGCGTCCGGAAGATTCGGCGTGACTTCCGAATATCTGAACTCCGCGAAAGAATTGGAGATCAAGATCGCGCAAGGTGCGAAACCGGGAGAAGGCGGACAGCTTCCGGGTAAGAAGAATAACGAGGAGATCTCGACGAATCGCCATACCCCTCAGGGAATCGATTTGATTTCTCCACCTCCTCACCACGATATTTATTCGATCGAGGACCTGTCACAGTTGATCTATGACTTGAAGCAAGTGAACCACACCGCTCAGGTCTCCGTAAAACTGGTCTCCGAGGCGGGAGTGGGAACCATCGCCGCAGGTGTCGCGAAAGCGAATGCGGACGTGATTCTGATTTCCGGGCACGTGGGTGGAACGGGAGCGGCGTCTCTTACTTCCATCAAGCACGCAGGATCTCCTTGGGAACTTGGACTCTCCGAAACGCATCAAGTATTAGTAATGAACGGACTCCGCGACCGCGTGGTTCTTAGAACCGACGGAGGAATCGTTTCCGGTAGGGACGTAATCATCGCTGCCTGCTTAGGCGCCGAAGAATACGGAATCGGAACCGCTTCTCTCGTGGCATTAGGTTGTATCATGGCGAGAAAGTGCCATTTGAACAATTGTCCTACGGGAATCGCAACCCAGGATCCTAAGTTCCGAGCCAAATACAAAGGCTCTCCGGACCAGGTCGCTACACTAATGACTCTTCTTGCAATGGAAGTCAGGGAGTATCTGGCTAAGTTGGGATTCCGTTCCATGGACGAAATTATCGGAAGAACCGATCTTCTGAAACAGATCACTCGTTATGAGCAAGACCGTTTGGATTCCTTGGATTTGAACCCGATTCTGGTTCGTCTTCCTCTTCTCTACGATCCTAAAAAGAAGAAAGACAGATTCGTAAGAAGAGAATCCGTCGGAGAAGTTCTGGACGATCGTATCTTGAAAGATGCGGAGCCTGCATTGGAAGGAAAGACCTCCATGTCTCTTTCTTATTCCGTTAAGAATACGAACAGAACCGTGGGAGCGAAAGTCTCCGGTATCATCGCGCGTAAATACGGATCCAAAGGACTTCCGGGAAAACTGGAAATCATTTTGGAAGGAACCGCTGGACAGTCCTTAGGAGCTTGGCTTGTAAAAGGAGTGCAAATCACTCTGCACGGAGACGCGAACGACTACGTGGGCAAAGGACTCTGCGGAGGAACCATCGTGATCCGCAAACATCGCCGTTCTAAACTGAAAGCGTACGAAAACGTGATCATCGGAAACACCTGTCTCTACGGAGCTACTTCCGGAAAACTTTTCAGCTCTGGCAGAGCGGGAGAGAGATTCGGGGTCAGAAACTCCGGAGCAGACGCGGTAGTCGGAGGAGCGGGAGACCACTTCTTGGAATACATGACTAGCGGAACCATCGTATGTCTGGGCAGCGTAGGAAAGAATATGGGTGCCGGTATGACCGGAGGAAAGGCTTACTTCTTCCAAAAGGATTGGGAGCTGGAGCCTCTGATCAACAAGGAATACGTGAAAATCGTGGATCTTGAAAACGAAGATTACGATATCATAAAGTCTTTGATCAACGAGCACACGAAACTGACCGGGTCCGAATTGTCCGAAGAACTACTTAAGAATTGGGACGATTCCAAGAAGTATTTCGTGAAGGTGACTCCTAAATAA
- a CDS encoding glucan biosynthesis protein, translating to MLRVHIVLAFVATALLFAVADRQQRRDREETDFSSSPFLSVMEGEKDGRVPPPTFKFSFNDLKVKARNLSKQRYSPPKLSTTDFLKGLPWNQYKNISFRAEKSIWKKEGNPFQLQFLHPGHLYNTNVRVYEVRGDYAREIVYDPNAFDLSKLKGVGELPPDLGYSGFKVHFPINTQEHTDEFAVFQGASYYRIISKKQWYGLSARGIAVNTGMPYPEDFPAFREFYVVKPDKTDSSITVYALLDGRTATGAYEFQITPGKVSAVRVSAEVTLRTKVDRLGLAPLTSMYWYSETRGIPKGQAYPESHDSDGLLIHTGKGEWVWRPLDNPKKSTVYSFPDENPKGFGLIQRDRDFHNYQDIEMKYQLRPSAWVEPETSWGKGSVQLLENPTVRDSDDNMGAFWVPDPLPQPGTPFEFSYTVRWPDADPLPDSIAKVVATRIGDAQGDPDLKMFYVDFKSSSLSSLDPFAYIQARIETGENAELSEYSVQKIEESGVWRLTFGVYLKNRYRPSELRAALNRNQEIISETWNFTLEPN from the coding sequence GTGTTACGAGTTCATATCGTTTTGGCATTTGTGGCGACCGCCTTATTATTCGCGGTGGCCGATAGACAGCAAAGGAGAGATAGGGAGGAAACCGATTTCTCCTCTTCTCCCTTCTTAAGCGTCATGGAAGGGGAAAAGGACGGGCGTGTACCTCCTCCTACTTTTAAATTCTCCTTCAACGATCTAAAAGTCAAAGCCAGAAATCTTTCCAAGCAGCGTTATTCTCCTCCCAAACTTTCCACGACGGATTTTCTGAAAGGCCTTCCCTGGAACCAGTACAAGAATATTTCCTTTCGAGCGGAGAAATCCATCTGGAAGAAGGAAGGAAATCCTTTCCAGCTACAGTTCCTACATCCCGGGCATCTCTACAATACCAACGTACGAGTGTATGAAGTCAGGGGGGATTACGCCAGGGAGATCGTTTACGATCCTAACGCATTCGATCTCTCCAAACTGAAGGGTGTGGGAGAGTTGCCTCCCGACCTGGGATATTCCGGTTTTAAGGTTCATTTTCCCATTAACACTCAGGAGCATACGGACGAATTCGCGGTGTTCCAGGGTGCGAGCTATTATAGGATCATTTCCAAGAAACAATGGTACGGTCTTTCCGCCAGGGGAATCGCGGTCAATACGGGCATGCCGTATCCCGAGGATTTTCCAGCATTTAGGGAATTCTATGTGGTAAAGCCGGATAAGACGGATTCTTCCATTACCGTTTATGCGTTGTTAGACGGTAGGACCGCTACCGGCGCTTACGAATTCCAGATCACTCCCGGGAAGGTTTCCGCGGTAAGAGTAAGCGCGGAAGTGACCCTGAGAACCAAGGTGGATCGCCTGGGACTCGCTCCTTTGACTAGCATGTACTGGTACAGCGAAACTCGAGGGATTCCGAAAGGCCAGGCATATCCGGAATCTCACGACTCCGACGGGCTTTTGATCCATACGGGAAAAGGGGAATGGGTATGGAGGCCCTTGGATAATCCTAAGAAAAGCACGGTATATTCTTTCCCGGACGAAAATCCAAAGGGCTTCGGGCTGATACAAAGGGATCGAGACTTTCATAATTACCAAGATATAGAAATGAAATACCAGCTTCGCCCGAGTGCCTGGGTGGAACCCGAAACGTCCTGGGGAAAAGGAAGCGTCCAATTATTGGAGAACCCGACAGTCCGAGACTCCGACGATAATATGGGAGCCTTCTGGGTTCCGGATCCATTACCCCAGCCCGGAACTCCATTCGAATTTTCTTATACGGTTCGTTGGCCGGACGCCGATCCCCTTCCTGATTCCATAGCGAAGGTGGTCGCAACTCGTATCGGGGACGCACAGGGAGATCCGGACCTAAAGATGTTCTACGTGGATTTTAAGAGTTCCTCCTTAAGCTCCTTGGATCCCTTCGCTTATATTCAGGCTAGGATAGAGACTGGAGAAAACGCGGAGCTTTCCGAATACTCCGTTCAGAAGATAGAGGAATCCGGGGTTTGGAGATTGACCTTCGGAGTGTATCTAAAAAATCGCTACCGCCCCTCGGAGCTTAGGGCGGCCCTGAACCGGAACCAAGAGATCATTTCCGAAACCTGGAATTTCACACTTGAGCCGAACTAA
- the mdoH gene encoding glucans biosynthesis glucosyltransferase MdoH has product MRSDAFSPTLPGSEAILKEAFDSRKFTYRRLGFVGLLGLISLFGIYLEYRFLLINGISPLEWATLLLFSLLFPLLAFGATTAIFGVAQRIRGGDPTRISRLIREQETEPKNLPPTAVVVPIHCEDVARVSAGLEAMMKSADSVGLGKNLDFFLLSDTTDPDIWVQEEKAFSRLSTKPETKGRVYYRKRRINLNKKSGNIADFCRRWGRRYRYMIVLDADSLLTGECMLNLIKLMEAVPNAGIIQTVPRLVRGKSLFQRLAQFGTWMGNPIFGAGSYYWQVFSGPFWGHNAIVRLQPFMEHCGLPGLPGEGAIGGKILSHDTIEAALIRKAGYTVWFAYDLEGSYEECPPNLLESLKRDNRWCQGNLQHFWFLFVGGLRISSRIHILLGILSYASSPLWALMLLATSFTVMADTDYFRLASVPEEWAKFQEGLYLPIFYGLQIYTILILFLPRILSFFDGLLFRRKESGIGFFRYTLSFLAEFFQSVILAPAYMVQYSRFLWMTFWNRKIEWGAQNRDAESGIDRMSAARALLPQAFYGTGISVWLFVYYPVLFYWLLPITLGWLLSYFWSIWTASSEQGNIWKKAGLLLVPEETMRNPILTDTEVLEKEYSAFLGDMGEGKGIFLSIADPLLHRFHTSRLRARKKESQARIKYMDGLIDSWKENGPQSLDRKELLRLLWDKRSLIDLHNWFWEADLDGTHPWWKDMFLEYQTNIRTEQISSWFTKG; this is encoded by the coding sequence GTGAGATCCGACGCATTTTCTCCTACCTTGCCCGGTTCCGAGGCGATACTGAAAGAAGCCTTCGATTCTCGCAAGTTCACTTACCGAAGACTCGGTTTCGTAGGTCTCTTGGGACTGATTTCCCTGTTCGGAATTTATTTAGAATATCGTTTTTTACTCATAAATGGGATCTCTCCCCTGGAGTGGGCGACTCTATTGCTATTCTCCCTACTATTTCCTTTATTGGCCTTCGGCGCCACGACGGCCATATTCGGAGTCGCGCAAAGAATAAGAGGAGGAGATCCCACGAGGATTTCCAGGTTGATAAGAGAGCAGGAGACGGAGCCGAAGAATCTTCCTCCTACTGCAGTCGTCGTTCCGATCCACTGCGAGGACGTAGCCCGCGTTTCCGCCGGCTTGGAAGCCATGATGAAATCGGCGGATTCCGTGGGACTAGGAAAGAATTTGGACTTCTTCCTTCTTTCGGATACAACCGATCCGGATATATGGGTGCAGGAGGAAAAAGCTTTTTCCAGACTATCCACAAAACCGGAAACCAAGGGAAGGGTATATTATAGAAAACGTAGGATCAATCTGAACAAGAAATCGGGCAATATCGCCGATTTCTGTAGGAGATGGGGAAGAAGATACAGATACATGATCGTTCTGGACGCCGACAGTCTTTTGACCGGAGAATGTATGCTGAATCTGATCAAACTTATGGAAGCGGTGCCTAACGCGGGGATCATACAAACCGTTCCCAGGCTCGTGAGAGGAAAGAGCCTATTCCAGAGATTGGCACAATTCGGAACCTGGATGGGAAATCCCATTTTCGGCGCGGGATCTTATTATTGGCAGGTATTCTCCGGACCTTTCTGGGGGCATAACGCGATCGTGAGATTGCAACCGTTTATGGAACATTGCGGTCTACCCGGTTTGCCGGGAGAAGGAGCCATAGGAGGAAAAATTCTTTCCCACGATACCATAGAGGCCGCCTTAATCCGTAAGGCGGGTTATACGGTATGGTTCGCCTACGATCTGGAAGGTTCCTACGAGGAATGTCCCCCCAATCTACTGGAAAGCCTGAAGAGGGACAATCGTTGGTGCCAGGGAAATCTACAGCATTTCTGGTTCTTATTCGTAGGAGGACTTAGGATCTCCAGCCGCATCCATATTCTTCTCGGAATATTATCCTACGCCAGTTCTCCTTTGTGGGCGCTGATGCTTCTTGCCACAAGTTTTACCGTGATGGCGGATACGGATTATTTCAGATTAGCATCCGTTCCGGAAGAATGGGCCAAGTTTCAGGAAGGTCTTTACCTTCCTATATTCTACGGCCTCCAAATCTACACCATTCTGATACTCTTTCTTCCCAGAATATTATCTTTTTTTGATGGTCTGTTGTTTAGGAGGAAGGAAAGCGGTATCGGGTTCTTTAGGTATACTCTATCCTTCCTGGCCGAATTCTTCCAGTCCGTAATTTTGGCTCCGGCGTATATGGTGCAGTACAGCCGGTTTCTATGGATGACATTCTGGAATCGTAAAATAGAATGGGGAGCGCAGAATCGTGACGCCGAGAGCGGAATCGATAGGATGAGTGCTGCGAGAGCGCTTTTGCCTCAGGCGTTTTACGGTACCGGTATCTCCGTTTGGTTATTCGTATATTATCCCGTTTTATTCTATTGGCTTCTTCCTATCACCTTGGGATGGTTGCTTTCCTATTTTTGGTCGATATGGACCGCTTCTTCGGAGCAAGGAAATATTTGGAAGAAGGCGGGGCTCCTTCTGGTTCCGGAAGAAACGATGCGTAATCCGATACTAACGGATACCGAGGTCCTGGAGAAAGAATACTCCGCGTTTTTGGGAGATATGGGAGAGGGGAAAGGAATTTTTCTATCCATCGCGGATCCTTTATTACACAGATTTCATACTTCTCGTTTGAGAGCTAGAAAGAAGGAATCCCAAGCCAGGATCAAGTATATGGACGGACTAATCGATTCTTGGAAAGAAAACGGTCCGCAGTCCTTGGATCGAAAGGAGTTGTTAAGACTTCTCTGGGATAAGAGAAGTCTGATCGATCTGCATAATTGGTTCTGGGAGGCGGATTTGGACGGCACCCATCCTTGGTGGAAGGATATGTTTCTGGAATACCAAACGAATATCCGAACGGAACAAATCAGCAGTTGGTTCACAAAAGGGTAA
- a CDS encoding GNAT family N-acetyltransferase has product MSEKSKQVYINGIREFNRYYTNVLGLLDKKFLDSDYSITEARLLFEIGNSSGITASDLAKLLNIDKGYLSRILHQFEKKGFIVRSKNSQDTRILNLKLSPKGNRVFKELNIASNKRVGGLIENFSPEEGTELLSSMSSIRRTLERREKKFLVRERKPGDLGFIVYRHAVLYEREYGFNSSFEEYVILGMADYLKSDSGHGKVWVAESEGKIIGAVAIVDSGDRNSQLRWFYTEPSHRNLGIGRKLLDKAIEYGRKRFSKISLWTLSNLPAARNLYKRSGFVLVESKPNRQWKAGLTEERWELIF; this is encoded by the coding sequence ATGTCCGAAAAATCCAAACAGGTCTACATAAACGGAATCCGCGAGTTCAACCGTTATTATACGAACGTTCTCGGTCTTTTGGATAAGAAGTTTCTCGATAGTGACTACTCTATTACGGAGGCCAGATTATTATTCGAGATAGGAAATTCTTCGGGAATCACTGCTAGCGATTTAGCGAAGTTATTGAATATAGATAAAGGGTATTTGAGTAGGATACTGCATCAGTTCGAGAAAAAAGGATTCATAGTTAGAAGCAAGAATTCCCAGGACACTCGGATTCTGAATTTAAAATTGAGTCCCAAAGGAAATCGCGTCTTTAAAGAATTGAATATCGCCTCCAATAAGAGAGTGGGCGGGCTTATAGAGAACTTCTCCCCGGAGGAAGGAACGGAGTTACTTTCGTCAATGTCGAGCATTCGAAGAACTTTGGAACGGAGAGAGAAGAAATTCCTCGTCCGAGAAAGAAAGCCGGGTGATCTAGGATTTATCGTGTATAGGCATGCGGTTCTTTATGAGAGAGAATACGGATTCAATTCTTCTTTTGAAGAATACGTAATACTCGGGATGGCGGATTATTTAAAAAGTGATTCCGGCCACGGTAAGGTCTGGGTGGCCGAGTCCGAAGGAAAGATAATCGGAGCCGTTGCGATCGTAGATTCGGGGGATAGGAATTCTCAGCTACGCTGGTTTTATACGGAACCGAGCCATAGAAATCTAGGAATCGGACGTAAATTATTGGATAAAGCGATCGAATACGGTCGTAAACGATTCTCAAAGATATCTCTCTGGACATTAAGCAATTTGCCCGCCGCTCGGAATTTATACAAACGGAGCGGCTTCGTGCTTGTTGAGTCCAAGCCGAATCGGCAATGGAAAGCAGGCTTAACGGAGGAGAGGTGGGAACTTATTTTTTAA
- the cfa gene encoding cyclopropane fatty acyl phospholipid synthase translates to MRDKIRDKVESLFEKAGVSFGGNSDWDIQVKDDRLYGKILSDGSLGLGEAYMDGWFECEHFDETVYRLLGNGIQNAARVWGNISLYLQALILNRQSKKRAFVVGEKHYDLGNDLFEIMLDKEMIYSCAYWKEAEDLDTAQEKKLDLICRKLKLQPGMRILDIGCGWGGLARYAVKNYGAEVTGISVSKEQLELAREKSKGLNIEYRFSDYRDVNERFDAVVSVGQMEHVGYKNYKTYMNIIDRCIEGKGLVLIHTIGSNESSTFTDPWIEKYIFPNSHLPSAAQITKSAESLFVLEDLHNFGPDYDKTLMAWYRNFEAGWENIQKKYGERFHRMWKFYLLSCAGAFRSRKIQLWQFVFSKGGKEEVYEAVR, encoded by the coding sequence ATGAGGGATAAGATTCGCGATAAGGTGGAAAGCTTATTCGAGAAAGCTGGAGTCAGCTTCGGAGGAAACTCCGATTGGGATATCCAAGTAAAAGACGATAGACTATACGGTAAGATTCTCAGCGACGGCTCTTTAGGTTTAGGCGAAGCCTATATGGACGGATGGTTCGAGTGCGAACATTTCGACGAGACAGTGTATAGACTGCTCGGAAACGGTATACAAAACGCCGCGAGAGTATGGGGCAATATTTCTCTTTACCTGCAGGCTTTGATTCTAAATCGACAATCCAAAAAAAGGGCCTTCGTAGTGGGAGAAAAGCATTACGATTTAGGCAACGATCTATTCGAAATCATGTTGGACAAAGAAATGATCTATTCCTGTGCTTATTGGAAGGAAGCCGAAGACCTGGATACAGCTCAGGAAAAAAAATTGGATCTCATATGCAGAAAGCTGAAATTGCAGCCAGGCATGAGAATATTGGACATAGGTTGCGGTTGGGGCGGTTTAGCAAGATACGCAGTCAAAAATTACGGTGCGGAAGTGACCGGCATCAGCGTATCTAAGGAACAATTGGAACTCGCTCGGGAAAAATCCAAGGGCTTGAATATAGAATATCGCTTTTCCGATTACAGAGACGTGAACGAACGATTCGACGCAGTCGTCTCGGTCGGACAAATGGAGCATGTCGGGTATAAGAATTACAAAACCTATATGAACATCATCGATCGATGTATCGAAGGAAAAGGTCTGGTCCTAATCCATACGATAGGCTCGAACGAATCCAGTACCTTTACGGACCCTTGGATCGAAAAATACATATTTCCGAATTCTCATCTGCCTTCCGCAGCACAGATCACCAAGTCCGCGGAGAGTCTTTTCGTTTTGGAGGACTTACATAATTTCGGTCCCGATTACGATAAGACCTTAATGGCTTGGTATAGGAATTTCGAGGCGGGTTGGGAGAATATCCAGAAAAAATATGGAGAAAGATTCCATCGAATGTGGAAATTCTATCTGCTCAGTTGCGCAGGTGCTTTTCGTTCGCGTAAAATCCAGCTATGGCAATTCGTATTTTCCAAGGGAGGAAAAGAAGAAGTTTACGAAGCGGTGCGTTAG